A window of the Helianthus annuus cultivar XRQ/B chromosome 4, HanXRQr2.0-SUNRISE, whole genome shotgun sequence genome harbors these coding sequences:
- the LOC110897273 gene encoding 4-hydroxy-3-methylbut-2-en-1-yl diphosphate synthase (ferredoxin), chloroplastic-like isoform X2: MGTRIYCGVFSMKASNPVIMVQAYRLLVAEMYVRGWDYPLHLGVTEAGEGEDGRMKSAIGIGTLLQDGLGDTIRVSITEPPEEEIDPCRKLANLGKDGSHGLIKSHVVYNCYYNQKAKGSLCVWQKIPL, encoded by the exons ATGGGTACAAGGATCTATTGCGGTGTATTTTCAATGAAAGCAAGCAATCCTGTGATTATGGTTCAAGCATATCGTCTTCTTGTAGCTGAAATGTATGTTCGGGGTTGGGACTATCCTTTGCATTTGGGAGTCACCGAAGCTGGTGAGGGTGAAGATGGACGTATGAAATCCGCAATCGGTATCGGGACACTTCTTCAG GATGGTCTTGGTGATACTATAAGAGTTTCGATTACCGAACCTCCAGAGGAAGAAATAGACCCGTGTAGGAAATTAGCCAATCTTG GTAAAGACGGGTCGCATGGGTTGATCAAAAGTCATGTTGTCTATAACTG TTACTACAACCAAAAGGCCAAGGGAAGCTTATGTGTGTGGCAGAAGATCCCTTTGTAG
- the LOC110902378 gene encoding LOB domain-containing protein 12, which yields MGSGSSPCASCKLLRRRCAKDCIFAPYFPPDDPHKFAIVHKVFGASNVSKMLQELPVHQRADAVSSLVYEANARMRDPVYGCVGAISYLQNQVSQLQMQLAVAQAEILCIQMHQGPDQLPATMVDCDMKSLLLSGNNTSDFGDQFLSYTSSSNNVIQDPLKRESLWT from the exons ATGGGATCGGGAAGCTCACCATGTGCGTCCTGCAAATTGTTGAGGCGTCGGTGTGCGAAAGACTGCATCTTTGCTCCTTATTTCCCTCCTGATGATCCTCATAAGTTTGCAATTGTTCATAAGGTCTTTGGTGCTAGCAATGTCAGCAAGATGTTGCAG GAGCTCCCGGTCCACCAACGAGCGGATGCGGTTAGCAGTCTGGTGTACGAAGCGAATGCTAGAATGAGAGATCCTGTTTACGGATGTGTGGGTGCAATTTCCTACTTGCAAAACCAGGTGTCCCAGTTACAAATGCAGCTTGCAGTGGCACAAGCTGAGATCCTATGCATTCAGATGCATCAAGGGCCTGATCAGCTGCCTGCAACTATGGTGGATTGTGACATGAAATCGTTGCTGTTATCGGGCAATAATACTAGCGATTTCGGGGACCAGTTCCTGAGCTACACTTCTTCTAGCAATAATGTAATCCAGGATCCTCTGAAAAGAGAGTCTCTTTGGACATAA
- the LOC110897273 gene encoding uncharacterized protein LOC110897273 isoform X1: MSSRGRPLFDLNELATEEDEESDGVFCFHPQRAIPSTTHTSNLFNPSNSLRRIINNHVFSHAPSLSGFQHFIRSKRVQASETDEDQKKGIGIWSVFEKEGEWSDADGSGMPEKSTSVSDDDKSGETNGRMAVDVKIRKTLTTKARTLDNLLEDSTVHIRK; this comes from the exons ATGAGTTCCAGAGGAAGGCCATTATTTGATCTCAATGAGCTTGCTACTGAGGAGGATGAGGAGAGTGATGGTGTGTTCTGTTTCCATCCTCAAAGGGCTATTCCGTCCACTACGCATACTTCGAATTTGTTTAACCCGTCAAATAGTCTGCGTAGGATAATAAACAACCATGTCTTTTCTCATGCGCCTTCGCTTTCGGGCTTTCAGCATTTTATTCGTTCAAAAAGAGTACAGGCATCTGAAACGGATGAGGACCAGAAGAAGGGAATTGGTATATGGTCTGtgtttgaaaaagaaggtgaatggtCTGATGCAGATGGCAGTGGTATGCCTGAAAAGTCAACTTCTGTCTCTGATGATGATAAGTCAGGTGAAACCAATGGAAG AATGGCTGTGGATGTAAAGATACGCAAAACACTAACTACGAAGGcgagaacacttgacaacctcctagaagataGTACGGTGCACATAAGGAAGTGA